One window of Paenibacillus sp. FSL K6-3182 genomic DNA carries:
- a CDS encoding carbohydrate ABC transporter permease has protein sequence MITNRSFSRRLFVACNFTFLMLTSFLCLMPIIHILAISFSSGAAAAAGKVILWPVEFTTAAYDNVFGKPEYLRAFWVSIQRVVLGTSISMVLMIITAYPLSKDPRQFRLRTLYAWLFVFTILFSGGLIPSYLTVKSLGLIDTMWALVLPTAIPVFNVILLLNFYRNLPKELEESSRIDGAGHFTTLWKIYVPLSLPALATTGLLTMVGHWNSWFDGMLYMNHTENYPLQTFLQTVIIKMDFRFIKAENAELMLKLSDRTSRAAQIFVAAFPILIVYPFLQRFFIKGIVMGSVKE, from the coding sequence GTGATTACAAACCGATCATTTAGCAGACGGCTATTTGTAGCGTGCAACTTTACTTTTCTCATGCTTACATCCTTCTTATGCCTCATGCCTATTATTCATATTTTGGCGATCTCATTCAGCTCTGGAGCTGCCGCGGCTGCTGGGAAGGTTATTTTATGGCCGGTTGAATTCACCACTGCGGCTTATGATAATGTATTTGGAAAACCAGAATATTTGCGTGCGTTCTGGGTATCGATTCAGCGCGTTGTTCTAGGAACCTCCATTAGTATGGTTTTGATGATTATAACCGCTTATCCATTATCCAAAGATCCCCGTCAATTTCGGCTTAGAACCTTATATGCTTGGTTATTCGTGTTTACGATTTTGTTCAGCGGCGGTCTGATTCCTTCTTATTTGACTGTAAAATCGCTAGGTTTAATCGATACGATGTGGGCGCTCGTCCTGCCAACGGCTATTCCGGTGTTTAATGTTATTTTATTGCTTAACTTCTATCGTAATTTGCCTAAAGAACTAGAGGAATCCTCGCGAATAGATGGTGCAGGCCATTTCACTACATTATGGAAAATATATGTACCGCTATCGTTACCAGCTTTGGCAACGACGGGACTTCTTACGATGGTGGGGCATTGGAATAGTTGGTTTGACGGCATGCTGTATATGAATCATACTGAGAATTATCCGCTTCAGACGTTTCTGCAGACGGTCATTATCAAGATGGATTTCCGCTTTATTAAAGCGGAGAATGCCGAATTGATGCTTAAGCTGTCTGATCGCACAAGCCGAGCGGCACAAATTTTTGTCGCAGCATTTCCGATTCTGATTGTGTATCCTTTTTTACAGAGGTTTTTCATAAAAGGAATCGTAATGGGGAGCGTAAAAGAATAG
- a CDS encoding histidine kinase, whose amino-acid sequence MKNLFFLHDSSIFKKIMAAFLAALLPLMAITWMIVEKGSENIRSEISESILNTTRFYMDSLDKEADRISRYLPNYVMDKDLMEIATTGNDMSSYERSRKILDIQRRLELMKNSSPFIKEAKAYIPLIKRTILSNDFETSLNESEYTAMQANVKLYEEPFIYWENRLFITMQYPIISVKNPLYIVGVELSTSKIKDTLSQIGGTRDGHSVLLNLERGWEIESGVDPALLGQMKALAVKKQESKSNEGYETVIYNGKRFLTVYKYSTLWNSYSITCIPEEKVLGSLQMYRTLFLWACALSVGIVLFFTYFLLRFIYRPLMKLVQAFRRVQQNRLEPIVIDRGGDEFGYLYKAFNDTVRSLNTLIKENYEQQIRNQRSELKRLQSQINPHFLYNCFFVLCRLIKLDSQKDKAYQFCLYIGQYFQFITRDDEDEIPLELEVEHSRTYVDMQSICYGERIQVSFAGDVPAIHVPRLILQPIIENAYKHALGNMVQRGELKVHSDQTENEFTIYVEDNGQSITDKEIEQLQKKLRHSTNHIEETTGIINVHRRIQLRYGEDYGIALSRSDLGGLMVTIKLSAS is encoded by the coding sequence ATGAAAAACCTATTCTTTTTGCATGATTCCTCCATATTCAAAAAAATTATGGCTGCCTTCTTGGCGGCCTTGCTGCCGCTGATGGCCATTACTTGGATGATAGTAGAGAAGGGCTCGGAAAATATTCGCAGCGAGATCTCAGAATCGATACTGAATACGACTAGGTTTTATATGGACTCTCTCGACAAGGAAGCGGATCGAATTAGCCGTTACTTGCCGAACTATGTAATGGACAAAGATTTGATGGAAATTGCTACAACGGGCAATGACATGAGCTCATATGAGCGTTCGCGCAAAATATTGGATATCCAGCGAAGGCTTGAGCTTATGAAAAATTCAAGTCCGTTTATTAAAGAAGCTAAGGCGTATATTCCTTTAATCAAGCGCACGATTCTGAGCAATGATTTTGAGACCTCTTTGAATGAATCGGAGTATACCGCCATGCAGGCTAATGTGAAATTGTATGAAGAGCCGTTCATTTATTGGGAGAACCGATTGTTTATAACGATGCAATATCCTATTATTTCAGTTAAAAATCCGTTGTATATTGTAGGGGTTGAGCTCTCAACGAGCAAAATAAAGGACACGTTATCGCAAATTGGCGGAACGCGAGACGGACACAGCGTGCTGCTTAATTTGGAACGCGGCTGGGAAATTGAAAGCGGGGTAGACCCGGCTTTACTGGGACAAATGAAAGCTTTGGCTGTTAAAAAACAAGAATCAAAGTCCAATGAAGGTTACGAAACGGTTATCTACAATGGTAAGCGCTTTCTTACTGTATATAAATATTCTACGCTTTGGAATTCCTATTCGATTACCTGTATTCCCGAAGAGAAGGTTCTTGGATCATTGCAAATGTACAGAACATTATTTTTATGGGCTTGTGCTCTTTCGGTAGGTATCGTCTTATTTTTCACCTATTTCCTATTGCGCTTTATTTACCGGCCTCTTATGAAGCTGGTGCAAGCCTTTCGCCGTGTTCAGCAGAATAGGCTGGAGCCGATTGTGATTGACCGTGGAGGAGATGAATTTGGATATTTGTACAAAGCCTTTAATGACACGGTACGATCGCTCAATACGTTAATTAAGGAAAATTACGAGCAGCAAATTCGGAATCAGCGCTCGGAGCTGAAACGACTGCAATCGCAAATTAATCCTCATTTTTTATATAACTGTTTTTTTGTTCTGTGCCGATTAATTAAATTGGACAGTCAGAAGGATAAGGCCTATCAATTTTGTTTATACATTGGGCAATACTTTCAGTTTATTACTCGCGATGATGAGGATGAGATCCCTCTCGAGCTTGAGGTAGAGCATTCGCGTACTTATGTTGACATGCAATCGATCTGTTACGGAGAACGGATACAGGTTTCTTTTGCAGGAGATGTCCCAGCTATTCACGTACCAAGGCTGATTTTGCAGCCTATTATTGAGAATGCCTATAAGCATGCTTTAGGCAATATGGTACAGCGCGGCGAATTGAAGGTACACAGTGACCAAACGGAAAATGAATTCACGATTTATGTGGAAGATAATGGCCAGAGCATTACGGATAAAGAGATTGAACAGCTTCAGAAGAAGCTGCGGCATTCAACAAATCATATCGAGGAAACAACAGGAATTATTAATGTGCATCGTAGAATTCAACTGCGTTACGGAGAGGATTACGGCATTGCGCTGTCACGATCTGATTTAGGCGGATTGATGGTCACAATCAAACTGAGTGCGAGCTAG
- the argH gene encoding argininosuccinate lyase, with the protein MTIRWSDSAEGSSFPGRTYAEAVLAPAYDQAKKELLLPMISVHKAHLIMLLEQGLLSKEEGHKIAKSLFSLDLEQLNSGTYTGQFEDLFFEVEHQLLTLSDEASGSLHLARSRNDMGIAIYRITLREKLLRTISSALQLHTELFAFAQKHTETIFIAHTHTQQAQPTTIAHYIAAVTDSLARDIRRLQAAYANCNLSSMGAAALTTSGFAISRERVAELLAFDGLIENSYDAVSGADYVGEIAAGISLAAINLGRFTQELLLWCTQEFGVVQVAAPYVQISSIMPQKRNPVSVEHIRSLLSSIAGNAQTVLTMIHNTPFGDIVDTEDDMQPYAWRSLETLEVVYRLLSKVISTLQLNEDVLRQRTAASFATVTELADTIVRDEGLSFHNAHSIVSKLVTHAVQHGNKITDLNLQALNEAAIQTIGFPLGLTEEQLKQALEPVHFVNIRSLRGGPSPAEINRALTVQQDRLSELALWLEERESRLEAAAADIDLILTDWIIKEL; encoded by the coding sequence ATGACGATTAGATGGAGCGATTCAGCTGAAGGCAGCTCGTTCCCTGGCAGAACCTATGCTGAAGCGGTACTTGCGCCAGCCTATGACCAAGCCAAGAAGGAGCTTCTGCTTCCAATGATCTCCGTGCATAAAGCGCATCTCATCATGCTGCTTGAGCAAGGGCTGCTCAGCAAAGAAGAAGGCCATAAAATCGCCAAATCATTATTTTCACTTGATTTGGAGCAGTTAAACAGCGGTACCTATACCGGCCAATTTGAGGATTTGTTTTTTGAAGTGGAACACCAGCTGCTTACATTATCGGATGAAGCCTCCGGCAGCCTTCATCTGGCTCGAAGCCGCAATGACATGGGTATCGCCATATACCGAATCACTTTACGAGAGAAACTGCTTAGAACGATCTCGTCTGCCCTGCAGCTGCATACTGAACTGTTCGCTTTCGCCCAGAAACATACGGAAACGATCTTTATCGCTCATACGCATACCCAGCAAGCACAGCCGACGACAATCGCCCACTACATTGCAGCGGTAACAGACTCGCTCGCAAGGGATATACGCAGATTGCAGGCGGCCTACGCAAATTGTAATTTAAGCAGCATGGGAGCTGCCGCTCTGACAACGTCGGGCTTTGCCATTAGCCGGGAACGCGTTGCCGAGCTGCTTGCTTTTGACGGGTTAATTGAAAACTCTTATGACGCTGTAAGCGGAGCAGATTATGTAGGTGAAATCGCCGCTGGAATCTCGCTCGCAGCGATTAATCTTGGAAGATTCACGCAGGAGCTGCTGCTGTGGTGCACACAAGAATTTGGAGTCGTTCAAGTAGCCGCCCCATACGTCCAGATCAGCTCCATTATGCCGCAAAAAAGAAATCCAGTTTCCGTTGAGCATATCCGTTCACTCTTATCCAGCATTGCAGGCAATGCTCAGACCGTCCTTACGATGATTCACAATACGCCTTTTGGCGATATTGTGGATACCGAAGACGATATGCAGCCCTATGCTTGGCGCAGCCTAGAGACGCTTGAAGTTGTGTATCGATTGTTGTCCAAGGTCATCTCCACCTTGCAGCTAAACGAGGATGTTCTGAGGCAGCGCACTGCTGCAAGCTTCGCTACTGTGACTGAGCTTGCTGATACGATCGTCAGAGATGAAGGATTATCTTTTCATAACGCACATTCAATCGTAAGCAAGCTCGTCACGCATGCCGTTCAGCATGGTAACAAGATAACTGACTTGAACCTTCAAGCATTAAACGAAGCTGCGATCCAAACCATTGGCTTCCCGCTTGGGCTAACTGAGGAGCAATTAAAGCAAGCGTTGGAGCCTGTGCATTTTGTAAATATACGCAGTCTGCGGGGCGGTCCTAGCCCTGCCGAGATAAACCGGGCGCTTACCGTTCAGCAAGATAGATTATCTGAGCTTGCGCTATGGCTGGAGGAACGAGAATCCCGATTGGAAGCTGCTGCTGCTGATATTGATTTAATTTTAACTGATTGGATCATCAAGGAATTATGA
- a CDS encoding ABC transporter permease subunit yields the protein MNVLTRMWKREWPLHLMLLPGIVLVLIFSYVPMVGIIMAFQKYVPNKGLFGSPFIGLKNFQLLIDYPDIGRIFFNTVYIAVMKIIVGLIVPITIAILLNELRREWIKRTFQTLVYLPHFLSWVLLSGIIVDVFSPSSGVFNQILGLFGIKPIFFLGSNDWFPYVMVASDVWKEFGFGTIVYLAALTGINPSLYEAAEIDGAGRIKQTFHVTLPGMMPIIVLMFTLNIGNVLNAGFEQIFNLYSPPVYESADIIDTFVYRMGVQQAQFGFATAVGLLKSIVSFIFISLSYLLAYRVANYRIF from the coding sequence TTGAATGTACTAACACGGATGTGGAAGAGGGAATGGCCTCTTCATCTGATGCTGCTTCCGGGAATCGTTTTGGTTTTGATTTTTAGCTATGTCCCGATGGTCGGCATCATTATGGCTTTTCAGAAATATGTACCAAACAAAGGATTATTCGGGTCCCCCTTCATTGGACTGAAAAACTTTCAGCTATTGATTGATTACCCTGATATCGGGCGTATTTTCTTTAATACGGTCTATATCGCCGTGATGAAAATCATAGTAGGTCTCATTGTACCGATCACGATTGCGATATTGCTTAATGAGCTGCGGAGAGAATGGATAAAACGGACGTTTCAGACGCTTGTTTACTTGCCGCATTTTCTATCATGGGTACTGCTAAGCGGAATTATCGTTGATGTTTTTTCTCCATCCTCAGGCGTTTTCAATCAAATATTAGGCTTGTTTGGGATAAAGCCTATTTTTTTCTTAGGGAGCAATGATTGGTTTCCATATGTTATGGTCGCCTCGGATGTATGGAAGGAGTTTGGATTTGGTACAATTGTTTATTTGGCTGCGCTGACGGGCATCAATCCTTCGCTTTATGAAGCAGCCGAAATCGACGGTGCAGGGCGTATCAAACAGACCTTTCATGTCACACTGCCTGGAATGATGCCGATTATCGTACTTATGTTTACGCTTAATATCGGGAATGTACTGAACGCAGGCTTCGAACAAATCTTTAATTTGTATAGTCCGCCTGTCTATGAAAGCGCAGATATTATTGACACCTTTGTCTATCGAATGGGTGTGCAGCAAGCGCAATTTGGTTTCGCCACGGCAGTAGGCTTATTGAAATCTATCGTCTCTTTTATATTCATTTCTCTATCTTATCTGTTAGCTTATCGTGTAGCGAATTACCGCATTTTCTAA
- a CDS encoding response regulator — translation MYRLLIVDDLPIIVDGLVELFEQTEHLQLEVMKAYSGEEALEVLSQHRMDIVVSDIKMPGIEGIELLQEIKAQWPACKVIFLTGYNDFQYARNAITYGGFDYILKIESDEKIIQSVERAIEKIEEEQDQVQMITRAQTSMRLALPSLQKEYIWGLLQGKHAAENQLKQAFNELNIPLDAALPVYVLIARIDVWKEMFTAPDKALLTYALQNIGDEYLSAQVRSYSVVFELSKIVWLIQPKNSDELSADTSSSNMDFVRAYRYTSGILETIQGTCKRLLGTTVSFLLGSEVTEWNDLSDRFHANKYGLVQGHGLFNEVIMTDKDIQNQETDDKAGSIHDSFYHARVQLLMSCLENNNREQFNKLYMELTAIWNVPGTPNERKIEMYHSLSAVFLYYIHKNRDIRDYMNTQLDLEKLYRYGDSTSWTELIQYYRQMADCFFEWNTLRGSQLPTEVVNKVHRYIEENLSTDISLTALADYVSLNPSYLSRLYKQITGIGLSKYVNDYRNLVAKDMLLNTSMKVNEIAAALGYNSALAFIRFFKKQNETTPQDFRMARCHSQMQGQQ, via the coding sequence ATGTACAGACTGCTCATTGTAGATGACCTGCCCATTATTGTTGATGGATTAGTAGAGCTGTTCGAGCAGACAGAGCATTTGCAGCTCGAAGTGATGAAAGCTTATTCAGGGGAAGAAGCATTGGAGGTATTATCCCAGCATCGCATGGATATCGTCGTATCCGACATTAAAATGCCGGGAATTGAAGGAATCGAGCTGTTGCAGGAAATAAAGGCACAGTGGCCTGCCTGCAAAGTTATTTTTCTAACGGGATATAACGATTTTCAATATGCAAGAAACGCCATTACTTACGGTGGTTTTGATTATATTCTGAAAATAGAAAGCGACGAGAAAATCATCCAGTCTGTCGAACGAGCCATCGAGAAAATAGAAGAGGAGCAAGATCAAGTACAAATGATTACGAGAGCGCAAACCAGTATGAGACTGGCATTGCCCTCATTGCAAAAAGAGTATATATGGGGGCTTTTGCAGGGCAAGCATGCAGCGGAGAATCAGTTAAAGCAGGCCTTCAATGAACTAAATATTCCGCTCGATGCTGCCCTGCCGGTTTATGTACTCATTGCCAGAATCGATGTATGGAAGGAAATGTTCACTGCGCCGGATAAAGCTTTGTTAACTTATGCGCTGCAAAATATTGGCGACGAATATTTGTCTGCACAGGTAAGAAGCTATTCCGTTGTATTTGAGCTGTCAAAGATCGTCTGGCTGATTCAACCGAAAAACTCTGATGAGTTATCTGCTGATACCAGTTCCAGCAATATGGATTTTGTTAGAGCCTATCGCTATACGAGCGGCATATTGGAAACGATTCAAGGCACATGCAAGAGGCTGCTCGGAACGACCGTTTCTTTTCTCCTTGGCAGCGAAGTGACGGAATGGAATGATCTATCGGATCGTTTTCATGCGAACAAATATGGTTTGGTGCAAGGGCATGGATTGTTTAATGAGGTCATTATGACCGATAAGGACATTCAGAATCAAGAGACAGACGATAAAGCTGGCAGCATTCATGATAGCTTTTACCATGCTCGGGTGCAATTGCTGATGAGCTGTCTAGAAAATAACAATCGGGAGCAGTTCAATAAATTGTATATGGAGCTTACTGCAATTTGGAATGTCCCAGGAACGCCTAATGAGCGCAAAATAGAAATGTATCATTCCCTCTCGGCAGTGTTTCTTTACTATATACACAAAAACCGGGACATTCGGGATTACATGAATACGCAGCTCGACTTGGAGAAGTTATACCGCTACGGGGACTCTACCTCATGGACGGAATTGATTCAGTATTATAGGCAAATGGCGGACTGTTTTTTTGAATGGAATACGCTGCGCGGATCGCAATTACCGACTGAGGTTGTAAATAAAGTACATCGCTATATCGAAGAGAATTTGTCTACCGATATTTCCTTAACCGCTTTAGCGGATTACGTAAGCTTAAATCCTTCTTATTTGTCCAGGCTTTATAAGCAAATAACGGGCATAGGCTTATCGAAATACGTAAACGACTATCGGAATTTGGTTGCCAAAGACATGCTTCTGAACACATCCATGAAAGTTAATGAAATTGCGGCTGCGCTCGGGTACAATTCCGCGCTTGCCTTTATTCGGTTTTTCAAGAAGCAGAACGAGACGACGCCGCAGGATTTCCGCATGGCAAGGTGCCATTCGCAAATGCAAGGTCAACAATAG
- a CDS encoding amidohydrolase family protein, with the protein MFRSQFKVFDVHGHLPYRLALGNNKRHESVARYGAERSERMRLTWDFPDATIADNDSENENTPLIDRWVKELDKYGIGGLNFLTALDNDNLADHLASHPDRFTGFAHHAIEDAGAEEELRRAVNELGLKGYKLFGPLTSIPFDDPSLTPVWTFLAEKKLPVLIHFGLLGHAGGIAHHPNISPLAIFNTAREFPDIPFIIPHFGAGYFQELLHLCWSCPNVYVDTSGSNQWMRWMPYELTLEFALRKTYELIGPERIIFGTDASGFPRGYPYRYLQDQVRACRELRFGEDDIENIFGNNARRLLGLELPPNTITKKSDIASQA; encoded by the coding sequence ATGTTTCGCAGCCAATTTAAAGTATTTGATGTACATGGACATCTTCCTTACCGATTAGCGCTAGGAAATAACAAACGACATGAATCCGTTGCTCGCTATGGTGCAGAGAGAAGCGAGCGAATGCGGCTCACTTGGGATTTTCCAGATGCAACGATTGCAGACAACGATAGTGAAAATGAAAACACGCCGTTAATTGACCGATGGGTGAAGGAGCTTGATAAGTACGGGATCGGAGGACTCAACTTCCTCACCGCGCTTGATAATGACAATTTGGCCGATCATCTGGCCAGTCATCCTGATCGTTTTACCGGCTTTGCCCATCACGCCATCGAGGATGCTGGCGCAGAGGAAGAACTTCGAAGGGCAGTTAATGAGTTAGGGCTTAAAGGTTATAAGCTGTTCGGCCCGCTGACTTCCATCCCTTTTGATGATCCGTCCCTCACGCCCGTATGGACCTTTCTCGCAGAGAAGAAGCTTCCTGTGTTGATCCACTTCGGTTTACTCGGCCATGCGGGAGGAATTGCACATCATCCGAATATAAGTCCTCTAGCAATTTTTAACACAGCAAGAGAATTTCCGGACATTCCGTTCATCATTCCTCACTTTGGCGCAGGTTATTTCCAAGAGCTGCTTCATCTGTGCTGGAGCTGCCCGAATGTATATGTCGATACTTCCGGCTCCAATCAATGGATGCGCTGGATGCCTTATGAGCTCACCTTGGAATTCGCCCTTCGCAAAACCTATGAGCTGATCGGGCCTGAACGTATTATTTTTGGAACGGATGCTAGCGGGTTTCCTCGAGGTTACCCTTATCGTTATCTGCAAGATCAAGTTCGTGCCTGCCGCGAGCTGCGATTCGGAGAGGACGATATCGAGAATATATTCGGCAATAACGCTAGGCGCCTGCTCGGTCTTGAGCTGCCGCCAAACACGATTACCAAGAAATCCGACATCGCAAGCCAAGCATAA
- a CDS encoding extracellular solute-binding protein, protein MKKKRKALLSIALVLSLAVAGCGKNTNEPEKSTNTPVEKGNEVIEVSTVSPSDQYLKFDEGESFEKNSVYDAYEKDIGVKITNKWVADTSQFKEKVKITIASDDLPDFLLVNATQLKELTEADMIMDLTKVYDENATEETKKFLTMDGGMQMKTAMFDNKLMGIPSSYNPYQYQFLYVRTDWLKELNLPEPKTMADFMAIAEAFKAKDPGGTGTSYGLAVSKNPFSMDTGVTGLRAFLNGYHAYENIWIEDGKGGLVNSDIQPQVKDALAALQDMFKKGLIDPEFAVKDVEKAAELVYNNSIGMVYGASWTPAQLVKGAVKDGKVVQEWGAFPIPTVDSSPALSQIGLGVDEYYVISKKAKHPEGVIRLLNQWIAVDNHPTDEQKVYEFGKDLKEKGNNYWLLSPLRVGKQLDNNGEILPKAIANKDTSILVTKDHKTRYERAMKYVDGDTSMWWEYLISGPGGAFSHVPEIQKNKQYLQNKFYGAPTPTMVDRQEILLKKRDEVFFKIIMNQVSVDEFDKFVVEWKKLGGDEITKEVNEFYAALK, encoded by the coding sequence ATGAAGAAGAAAAGGAAGGCGCTCTTGAGTATCGCATTGGTTCTTAGCTTGGCCGTTGCTGGGTGTGGCAAAAACACGAATGAACCGGAAAAATCGACTAACACGCCCGTTGAAAAAGGAAATGAAGTGATTGAAGTATCGACGGTTTCGCCAAGCGATCAATATTTGAAGTTTGATGAGGGCGAGAGTTTCGAGAAAAATTCCGTATACGATGCTTATGAGAAAGACATTGGCGTCAAGATTACGAACAAGTGGGTAGCCGATACGAGCCAATTCAAGGAAAAGGTAAAGATTACGATCGCATCCGATGATCTTCCCGATTTCCTCCTAGTTAACGCAACGCAATTGAAAGAGCTGACTGAAGCGGATATGATTATGGATTTGACCAAAGTGTATGACGAGAATGCCACAGAGGAAACGAAAAAGTTTTTGACGATGGATGGCGGCATGCAGATGAAAACAGCGATGTTCGACAACAAGCTGATGGGTATTCCGAGCTCATACAATCCGTACCAATATCAGTTTTTGTATGTGCGTACAGACTGGCTGAAGGAGCTGAATTTGCCTGAGCCGAAGACGATGGCAGATTTCATGGCGATTGCTGAAGCTTTCAAAGCCAAAGATCCAGGCGGCACAGGCACATCATACGGGCTTGCCGTAAGTAAAAATCCATTCAGTATGGATACAGGAGTAACGGGACTACGTGCATTCCTCAATGGCTATCATGCCTATGAAAATATTTGGATCGAAGATGGCAAAGGCGGCTTGGTTAACAGCGACATTCAGCCGCAAGTAAAGGATGCGCTTGCTGCACTGCAGGATATGTTCAAAAAAGGGCTGATTGATCCTGAGTTCGCTGTAAAAGATGTGGAGAAAGCGGCAGAACTCGTTTACAACAATAGCATTGGTATGGTTTATGGCGCATCTTGGACACCAGCTCAGCTTGTGAAAGGTGCTGTGAAGGATGGAAAAGTGGTTCAGGAGTGGGGAGCATTCCCGATTCCAACGGTAGACAGCAGCCCTGCATTATCCCAAATCGGGCTGGGTGTTGATGAATATTATGTCATCTCAAAGAAGGCGAAGCATCCAGAAGGCGTTATTAGGCTGCTGAACCAGTGGATTGCCGTCGACAATCATCCAACCGATGAGCAAAAGGTATACGAATTCGGTAAAGACTTGAAAGAGAAGGGCAACAACTACTGGCTGCTTAGTCCACTGCGCGTAGGTAAACAACTGGATAACAACGGCGAAATACTGCCAAAAGCGATTGCCAATAAAGACACTAGCATTTTGGTGACGAAGGATCATAAAACGCGGTATGAGCGGGCAATGAAGTATGTTGACGGTGATACGAGCATGTGGTGGGAGTATTTGATCTCAGGCCCAGGCGGCGCGTTCTCTCATGTACCGGAAATCCAGAAGAATAAGCAATATTTGCAAAATAAATTTTACGGCGCGCCAACTCCAACTATGGTAGACCGACAAGAAATTTTGCTCAAGAAGCGCGATGAAGTTTTCTTCAAAATTATCATGAATCAAGTATCGGTGGATGAATTCGATAAATTCGTCGTGGAATGGAAAAAGCTTGGCGGCGATGAAATTACAAAAGAAGTAAACGAGTTTTACGCTGCTCTGAAATAA
- a CDS encoding Gfo/Idh/MocA family oxidoreductase: MRTLTAVLLGAGSRGRYIYGPYAEKFPNELKMVAVAEPNEERRNRFAEIHQIDQEHVYDSWEKVFEQGRIADVMIICTLDRMHYIPAMKAMELGYHVLLEKPMSPSLTECIQLEQASLRHKRLLVVTHVLRYSPFWSGIKKCIEDGELGTVGTIQLTENVGYQHMTHSYVRGNWRNSEETSPMILAKSCHDLDIISWLMDQPCISVSSYGSLLHFRSENAPDGSAERCIDGCAVEKECAFSAIKMYMQAPDHAWARYMTNDLSQEGILKALKEGPFGRCVYRCDNNVVDHQVVNMQFENGANASFIMSGLTQSGTRRVQMMGTKGEIIGDMEKGSFTLYRYATGEQLEIRCSVQGDGHGGGDDRMVSSFLRNVCQFDSNPSHGLTSATASLQSHLIAFASEHSRLHEGLAIKMSDMLEKQELPA, encoded by the coding sequence TTGAGAACATTAACAGCCGTATTACTAGGCGCAGGCAGCAGAGGGAGATATATTTACGGGCCGTATGCGGAGAAATTTCCGAATGAATTAAAAATGGTTGCTGTAGCTGAACCAAATGAAGAACGCAGAAATCGGTTTGCAGAAATCCATCAAATCGACCAAGAGCATGTGTATGACAGCTGGGAAAAAGTATTTGAGCAAGGGCGTATAGCAGATGTCATGATCATCTGTACACTCGATCGGATGCATTATATTCCGGCGATGAAGGCCATGGAGCTCGGTTATCACGTTCTGCTTGAGAAGCCGATGTCGCCTTCACTTACGGAATGCATTCAGCTTGAGCAGGCATCACTGCGGCATAAAAGGCTGCTTGTTGTTACGCATGTGCTTCGGTATTCACCATTTTGGTCTGGGATTAAAAAATGTATCGAGGACGGCGAGCTTGGCACGGTGGGTACGATTCAATTAACGGAGAATGTTGGTTATCAGCATATGACGCATAGTTATGTGCGCGGCAATTGGCGGAATTCAGAGGAGACTAGTCCAATGATTTTGGCCAAATCGTGCCACGATCTGGATATTATCTCCTGGCTTATGGATCAGCCTTGTATAAGCGTTAGCTCGTACGGCTCTTTACTGCATTTCAGATCGGAGAATGCTCCGGATGGTTCAGCGGAACGCTGCATTGATGGCTGCGCCGTCGAGAAGGAATGTGCTTTCTCAGCGATAAAGATGTATATGCAGGCGCCGGATCATGCTTGGGCGAGATATATGACGAATGATTTGTCACAAGAGGGTATTTTGAAAGCACTGAAGGAAGGACCGTTTGGACGTTGTGTATACCGCTGCGATAACAATGTCGTTGACCATCAGGTTGTGAATATGCAATTCGAGAATGGAGCGAATGCATCGTTCATTATGTCAGGATTGACGCAAAGCGGTACACGCCGTGTTCAAATGATGGGCACAAAGGGTGAAATTATTGGCGATATGGAGAAAGGTTCTTTTACGCTGTATCGTTATGCAACGGGAGAACAGCTTGAAATTCGCTGCAGTGTCCAAGGGGATGGCCACGGAGGCGGAGATGATCGGATGGTCAGCTCGTTCCTGAGAAACGTTTGCCAATTTGACAGCAATCCTTCACATGGCTTGACCTCTGCAACGGCGTCGCTGCAAAGCCATCTGATAGCATTTGCGTCGGAGCATTCGAGGCTGCATGAGGGGCTTGCGATCAAAATGTCGGATATGCTTGAGAAGCAAGAGCTGCCTGCATAA